The nucleotide sequence CGACCGATTCGTGCAGCATGACCGAAGCGTTCACGCACGTCGACGATGGAGCCGCCGATATGGTGGACGTCGGCGACAAACCCGCTTCCAAGCGTCGGGCGGTCGCTGAAGGCGAGATCGCACTGACCCCTTCGACTATCGAAGCGATCCGTGCGGACGAGATCGGCAAGGGGAACGTCCTCGCGACCGCACGCGTCGGGGCGATCCAGGCCGTCAAGCACACCTGGGAGACAATCCCGCTGTGCCACCAGATTCCGATCACGAACGTGACAACGGACTTCACTGTCGGCGAGGACGCGGTACAACTCCGGGTAACTGTCGAGACGATCGGGCAGACTGGGTGTGAGATGGAGGCCCTAGAGGGCGTCACCACGGGTCTGAACGTCGTCTGGGACATGGTCAAGGCCGCTGAAAAGGACGACGACGGATCCTATCCTGAGACGGCGATCCGAGACGTAACTGTTGTCGAAAAGACAGTCCAACAAGCAAGTGAGTCAGAGTAACCAGTATTGGGGTTGATCGCTGCGCCAGGATGGCAGATTCCTTGTGAGGTCACCAGCG is from Halorhabdus sp. BNX81 and encodes:
- the moaC gene encoding cyclic pyranopterin monophosphate synthase MoaC, which translates into the protein MTEAFTHVDDGAADMVDVGDKPASKRRAVAEGEIALTPSTIEAIRADEIGKGNVLATARVGAIQAVKHTWETIPLCHQIPITNVTTDFTVGEDAVQLRVTVETIGQTGCEMEALEGVTTGLNVVWDMVKAAEKDDDGSYPETAIRDVTVVEKTVQQASESE